TCCAACTGGCGGGCCTGATCCTGCTGGTGGCCATGATCGGTGCCATTGTGCTGACACTGCGCCACCGTCAGGACATCAAGCGTCAGGACATCATCGGCCAGATGATGCGCGACCCGGCCAAAGCGATGGAGTTGAAGGACGTGAAACCGGGGCAGGGACTTTGAGACGATGATCGGACTTGAACACTATCTTACGGTCGCGGCGACGCTATTCGTCATCGGCATCTTCGGTCTCTTCCTGAACCGCAAGAACGTCATCATCCTGCTGATGAGCATCGAATTGATGCTGCTGGCGGTGAATATCAACCTCGTGGCGTTCTCTAGTTTCCTCGGCGATCTGGTCGGGCAGGTCTTTACGCTGTTCGTGTTGACAGTTGCGGCGGCTGAGGCGGCGATTGGCCTTGCCATTCTGGTCTGCTTCTTCCGCAACCGTGGCACCATCGCGGTTGAAGACGTCAATATGATGAAGGGGTAAGAGAATATGGAAACCACCATCCTCTTTGCCCCGCTCGTGGGTGCGTTGATCTGCGGTTTTGGCTGGCGCTTCATTGGTGAGAAAGCCGCCATGTGGACCGCAACGGGCCTGCTGTTTCTGGCCTGCCTGCTCAGCTGGATCGTCTTCCTTTCATTTGATGGCCACACCCAGCAGATCGAGATCATGCGCTGGATCGAAAGTGGTTCGCTGTCGACAAGCTGGGCCATTCGTCTGGACCGTCTGACGGCGATCATGCTGATCGTGGTGACGACCGTTTCGGCGCTGGTTCACTTGTATTCGTTCGGCTACATGGATCACGACCCGCAATGGCGTGAAGGCGAAAGCTATAAGCCGCGTTTCTTTGCCTATCTGTCGTTCTTCACCTTCGCCATGCTGATGCTGGTGACGGCGGACAATCTGGTTCAGATGTTCTTTGGCTGGGAAGGCGTGGGTGTCGCCTCGTACCTGCTGATCGGGTTCTATTATCGCAAGCCCAGCGCCAATGCAGCGGCGATGAAAGCGTTCATCGTGAACCGAGTGGGCGATTTCGGCTTTGCGCTTGGGATCTTCGCGCTGTTCTTCCTGACCGACAGCATCAATTTCTCAGACATATTCGCATCGGCCCCGGCATTGGCGGAGGAAAAACTGAGCTTCCTCTGGGGTGAGTGGACTGCGATCGAGGTGATCTGTGTTCTGCTGTTCATCGGCGCGATGGGTAAATCGGCGCAGTTGATACTACACACCTGGCTGCCGGATGCGATGGAAGGTCCGACCCCTGTGTCCGCGCTGATCCACGCTGCGACCATGGTTACCGCAGGTGTGTTCCTGGTCTGCCGTATGTCGCCGCT
The Ruegeria sp. SCSIO 43209 genome window above contains:
- the nuoK gene encoding NADH-quinone oxidoreductase subunit NuoK; the protein is MIGLEHYLTVAATLFVIGIFGLFLNRKNVIILLMSIELMLLAVNINLVAFSSFLGDLVGQVFTLFVLTVAAAEAAIGLAILVCFFRNRGTIAVEDVNMMKG